In Electrophorus electricus isolate fEleEle1 chromosome 1, fEleEle1.pri, whole genome shotgun sequence, a single window of DNA contains:
- the LOC113582584 gene encoding probable G-protein coupled receptor 34, with the protein MSILNSTTAVPNISNLLPTTSALNQSCSPEDEFLSVPFAVFYSVLFLFGLVGNLLALWVFLFLHSRRNSVRVFLINVALADLVLVACLPFRVLYHALGNHWPLGPHMCKLVGNLFYMNMYVSITLLGLISLDRYLKTQWVQGGRGSCGRRWLRSSRWSVVSCGVLWAISLMAVVPMITLAEGNEEQGKCFQYKPRTEARSKAYFNLFLVGIFWLVFVVLLVTYGRIACNLLKASRDRPDLPNAMRYARTAKKSFVVLFLFTVCFVPYHSFRGVYVRSQLSDPPCEVRRFVDRINEVMLLFSALNSCLDPVMYFLLSGSVRKATIQTVSHVFCARTDTTVTTGSSTTEFHKTSQSSTYALATPRGSVGLIPSLHLKTSLEVVPCAQRPGLCDYEG; encoded by the coding sequence atgagCATCTTAAACAGCACCACAGCAGTACCAAACATCTCTAATCTCCTGCCCACGACTTCGGCGCTCAACCAGTCATGCTCTCCTGAGGACGAATTCCTGAGTGTGCCGTTTGCCGTCTTTTactctgtcctcttcctctttggCCTTGTGGGGAACCTTCTGGCTCTCTgggtcttcctcttccttcacTCACGGCGGAACTCCGTGCGTGTCTTCCTCATCAACGTGGCCCTGGCCGACCTGGTGCTAGTGGCCTGCCTGCCGTTCCGCGTGCTGTACCACGCGCTGGGCAACCACTGGCCCCTGGGACCCCACATGTGCAAGCTGGTGGGAAACCTGTTCTACATGAACATGTATGTTAGCATCACCCTGCTGGGCCTCATCAGCCTGGACCGCTACCTGAAGACCCAGTGGGTGCAGGGAGGTCGGGGCAGCTGTGGACGACGCTGGCTCCGGAGCAGCAGGTGGAGCGTGGTGTCCTGTGGGGTGTTGTGGGCCATCTCGCTGATGGCTGTGGTGCCCATGATCACCCTGGCCGAGGGCAACGAAGAGCAAGGGAAGTGTTTCCAGTACAAGCCGCGGACGGAGGCCCGGAGCAAGGCCTACTTCAACCTCTTCCTGGTGGGCATCTTCTggctggtgtttgtggtgttgcTGGTGACATATGGACGCATCGCCTGCAACCTCCTGAAGGCGTCCCGAGACAGGCCTGACCTGCCCAACGCCATGCGCTATGCCCGCACAGCCAAGAAGTCTTTCGTGGTGTTGTTCCTGTTCACCGTCTGCTTCGTGCCCTACCACAGCTtcaggggtgtgtatgtgcgctcGCAGCTGTCTGACCCGCCGTGCGAGGTCCGCCGCTTCGTTGACCGCATCAACGAGGTCATGCTGCTCTTCTCCGCGCTCAACAGCTGTCTGGACCCAGTTATGTACTTCCTGCTGTCGGGCTCCGTGCGCAAAGCCACGATCCAGACCGTTTCCCACGTGTTCTGTGCACGCACCGACACCACCGTGACCACTGGCAGCTCCACCACCGAGTTCCACAAAACGTCACAGTCCTCCACCTATGCACTGGCTACGCCCCGCGGGAGTGTGGGCCTCATCCCCTCCCTCCACTTGAAGACCAGCCTGGAGGTCGTGCCCTGCGCTCAGAGGCCTGGCCTGTGTGACTACGAGGGCTAA